One Bacillota bacterium genomic region harbors:
- a CDS encoding ABC transporter permease, with protein MKKYYSFFKMRFISGLQYRAAAWAGVATQFAWGFMNILLFHAFYKSNPDAFPMGFKQLSSYIWLQQAFLTLFMTWLMETDIFTLITDGGVAYELCRPADLYGMWFARNMAARMSRAFLRCVPVLVVSSLLPAPYGLSLPSGVTAAILFIPSLLLGLLVAVAFCMLIYISTFYTMSPQGIRILATSAVELLSGGIVPLPFLPDGIRQVFEALPFASMQNVPLRIYCGNISGSDAVISLSLQIFWAAAMTIGGWLLMKKALTRVVVQGG; from the coding sequence ATGAAAAAGTACTATTCCTTTTTTAAGATGAGGTTCATAAGCGGTCTTCAATACCGTGCCGCCGCATGGGCGGGGGTCGCGACCCAGTTTGCCTGGGGCTTTATGAATATCCTGCTCTTTCATGCGTTTTACAAGTCGAACCCAGACGCATTCCCGATGGGATTCAAACAGCTTTCAAGCTATATCTGGCTTCAGCAGGCGTTTTTGACCCTCTTTATGACATGGCTCATGGAGACGGATATTTTTACGCTGATAACCGACGGGGGCGTCGCCTATGAGCTCTGCCGCCCGGCGGATCTTTACGGCATGTGGTTTGCCAGAAACATGGCCGCTCGCATGTCTAGAGCTTTTCTGCGCTGTGTCCCAGTCCTTGTCGTTTCATCTCTGCTGCCCGCGCCCTACGGGCTCTCGCTTCCGTCAGGCGTAACAGCTGCAATTTTATTTATACCGTCCTTGTTACTGGGGCTTCTTGTGGCGGTCGCATTCTGCATGCTTATTTATATTTCGACCTTTTACACAATGTCACCACAGGGCATAAGGATACTTGCAACCTCCGCCGTCGAACTGCTGTCGGGCGGAATAGTCCCGCTGCCTTTTTTGCCGGACGGCATACGCCAGGTGTTCGAGGCTTTGCCCTTTGCGTCGATGCAGAACGTGCCGCTCAGGATCTACTGCGGAAACATTTCGGGCAGTGACGCTGTGATAAGCCTTTCACTTCAAATATTCTGGGCGGCGGCTATGACAATCGGCGGCTGGCTTTTGATGAAAAAGGCTTTGACTCGTGTCGTAGTGCAGGGGGGATAG
- a CDS encoding cadherin-like beta sandwich domain-containing protein — MNIIIKRATAYLLTFFLLLSLMPIDAFAHLPVDSFYDTSGVVGSVDKCFSDTKGHWAEKQIEKWSSLGVLGGFPDGTFKPDDLLTRAQFAKILDAIMKYQTIGNENYADVSSGSWYHDVILKLSKAGILYGDNGYAQPDKSITRYEAAVLCARAFMLSVSGDYKSSFSDDGLMPGWSADSVRALAVNGYIGGKDDGNFHGDSGLTRAEAITIINNIIAMIVTEKGTFNNNIKGNVVINTPSVELGGMFVDGSVYITEGVGDGEVTLQGTKLSSDVIIKGGGTSTVNLNDVTATGLYASKQSSDVRVYFSKCTFDTPVRIGNNVIIDGNISNVELTDPGSKVTVKGSVESLVTDGSETNLTINGTVDSLAVMSDGVKIAGNGKITSATVKGENTSFEKYPDSLSLDPNKSVKVGDDTYTGGSEGKTIKEPSSDSGSSGGGGGGGFGGGGGGGGSVESSDATLKSLVLSAGTLSPDFSKTVYTYTAAVENSVDSVTVTAVPNDTKISGMTVNGSGLKSGTASSAIALAEGANTLAVLVKAEDGTAKTYTITVTRQAAPPVKSSNANLSGLALSAGILSPGFSADATAYSVTVENGVSSVAFTPIAADPKYKGITINSYSVLSGNTSLPVSLNVGSNTVTIVVTAEDDTVKTYIVTVTRQDSQVPELSSNANLSGLTLSAGMLSPAFLSDTTSYTASVSNSETSLNVTPVAADSKYKSITVNNTAVLSGNQSGAILLSVGDNTVTIVVTAENNSTKTYTVKVTRAASSNNELSALVLSSGTLSP; from the coding sequence ATGAATATAATAATCAAAAGGGCGACAGCGTATTTACTGACGTTTTTTTTATTGCTGTCTTTAATGCCGATCGACGCATTTGCGCATCTTCCGGTCGATTCATTTTATGATACGAGCGGAGTAGTCGGAAGCGTTGACAAGTGCTTTAGTGATACCAAGGGGCATTGGGCTGAAAAACAGATAGAAAAATGGAGTAGCCTTGGCGTGCTTGGCGGATTTCCGGATGGCACGTTCAAACCTGATGATTTGCTGACCCGCGCGCAGTTTGCAAAGATACTTGATGCAATCATGAAGTATCAGACAATCGGCAATGAGAATTATGCTGATGTCAGCAGTGGCAGCTGGTATCATGATGTTATCTTGAAACTGAGCAAAGCGGGAATATTATATGGTGATAACGGGTATGCGCAGCCTGACAAAAGTATTACCCGATATGAGGCGGCTGTGTTATGTGCTCGCGCTTTCATGCTGTCAGTAAGCGGTGACTATAAGTCCAGTTTTTCAGATGACGGGTTGATGCCGGGCTGGTCGGCTGACAGCGTTAGGGCGCTTGCGGTAAACGGCTATATCGGCGGCAAGGATGACGGAAATTTTCACGGTGACAGCGGACTTACAAGAGCTGAGGCAATCACTATCATAAATAATATCATTGCTATGATCGTTACCGAAAAAGGCACTTTTAATAACAACATCAAGGGGAATGTAGTTATAAATACGCCTAGTGTAGAACTTGGGGGCATGTTTGTCGACGGCAGCGTTTACATAACAGAAGGCGTCGGTGACGGTGAGGTTACGCTGCAAGGCACTAAATTATCGAGTGATGTTATCATCAAGGGAGGCGGTACTAGCACGGTCAATCTTAACGATGTGACCGCAACTGGATTATATGCCTCAAAACAGTCGAGCGATGTTCGGGTATATTTTTCTAAGTGCACATTCGACACTCCGGTCAGAATAGGAAACAACGTAATAATCGACGGAAACATCAGCAATGTTGAACTGACTGACCCCGGAAGTAAGGTGACCGTAAAAGGTTCGGTTGAAAGTCTTGTAACAGACGGCTCTGAAACGAATCTTACAATAAACGGCACGGTTGATTCTCTGGCGGTAATGTCAGACGGCGTGAAGATCGCGGGAAACGGAAAAATCACCAGTGCGACCGTAAAGGGTGAAAACACATCGTTTGAAAAATATCCTGATTCGCTTTCACTTGATCCTAATAAGAGCGTAAAGGTAGGAGACGATACATACACAGGCGGGTCCGAGGGCAAAACAATAAAAGAGCCATCTTCAGATTCAGGCAGCTCCGGCGGAGGCGGAGGTGGCGGCTTCGGAGGCGGCGGAGGCGGTGGAGGAAGCGTTGAATCTTCAGATGCCACGCTGAAGTCACTTGTTTTAAGTGCGGGCACTCTATCTCCTGATTTTTCAAAGACGGTTTATACATATACGGCAGCAGTAGAAAACAGTGTTGACTCCGTCACTGTTACAGCTGTGCCAAATGATACTAAAATTTCTGGGATGACGGTAAACGGTTCTGGTTTGAAATCCGGGACAGCATCATCTGCTATCGCTTTGGCAGAGGGCGCAAACACTCTCGCGGTGCTCGTAAAAGCAGAGGACGGAACGGCGAAAACTTATACTATAACAGTAACAAGACAGGCTGCTCCTCCGGTAAAGTCCAGCAACGCTAATCTGTCTGGCTTGGCATTGAGTGCAGGAATACTTTCACCCGGATTTTCAGCTGATGCCACAGCATACAGCGTAACAGTTGAAAACGGCGTTTCATCTGTTGCGTTCACTCCGATTGCGGCTGACCCGAAATATAAAGGAATAACAATAAATAGCTATTCAGTGCTCAGCGGAAATACATCGCTGCCTGTTTCGCTAAATGTCGGCTCTAACACTGTAACGATAGTTGTAACAGCTGAAGATGACACCGTTAAAACTTATATTGTTACGGTCACGCGTCAGGATTCACAGGTTCCTGAGCTTTCTTCCAATGCGAATTTGTCAGGTCTGACGCTTAGTGCAGGAATGCTATCGCCCGCCTTTTTATCTGATACGACATCTTACACTGCCTCAGTCTCAAACAGTGAGACAAGCTTAAACGTTACCCCTGTCGCGGCAGACTCAAAATATAAAAGTATCACTGTAAATAATACGGCAGTTTTAAGCGGCAATCAGTCCGGAGCTATTTTGCTTTCAGTCGGGGACAATACTGTTACAATCGTAGTAACCGCTGAAAACAACTCGACGAAAACATATACTGTTAAAGTGACAAGGGCGGCATCTTCAAATAATGAGCTATCAGCGCTTGTGCTGAGTTCGGGAACGCTTTCACCGG
- the rpmE gene encoding 50S ribosomal protein L31, which yields MKEGIHPNYKPTTIKCACGEVIETSSTKQDLKVDICSKCHPFYTGKQKLIDSGGRVERFKKRFGLDK from the coding sequence ATGAAAGAAGGAATCCATCCGAACTATAAGCCGACAACAATCAAATGTGCGTGCGGCGAGGTGATCGAAACTTCATCCACAAAACAGGATCTTAAGGTTGATATTTGCTCAAAGTGCCATCCTTTTTATACCGGTAAACAGAAACTTATTGATTCCGGCGGTCGTGTTGAAAGATTCAAGAAGAGATTCGGTCTTGATAAATAA
- the addA gene encoding helicase-exonuclease AddAB subunit AddA, whose product MGVKWTDEQSKAISDRGRTLLVSAAAGSGKTAVLVERIIRRVTDEKDPANIDDFLIVTFTNAAASEMREKISTAIYEKIAQRPSDRHLQNQLIRIGRAHIDTVHGFCIDVIKKNFQRLNLPPKYRVGDENEIGLISNEIMEDVLEEWYQKNGEDSDFAKAVDLFSGTKHDNGFVDTLWKVRKAIESLPEPLDALEGYCIDLERYALCEPLSTPHGKAVMDYAKQALSYALSLCGHLTATLPDAGAIYKDLLSCDSEKLSDLYNALQSGLSYDKAAAAFTAFGFDSLPRKKGIDENAKEYVKNGREIYKKIIKEVTELFSFKAEEIKNDFSDMHAAAKVIFGILSDFKARFSKAKLEKGLLDFSDMEHFALRLLAVKTENGYEKTDIAKEMSKKFEEIFVDEYQDTNEIQDVIFRAVSRGEGNLFMVGDVKQSIYRFRQACPEIFMQKKDLYPDMDGTDNDRAKLSLAANFRSRKCIIDAANFIFKTTMSRTLGEVDYDAVESLRFGAAYYDCKDDMPVEVDILDCEEEGGDSSSDERFEKECAHITARIQRLIQSGTKVYDKNTGELRPAGYRDIVILMRSLSSRCAVLERVLGEHGIPTYSDTASVFFRRSEVSVMLSLLQVIDNPLQDTHLISVMRSPIFCFTPDELARIRLCDMDAPFYDTVVKAAENGDGHCQSFIDKLEQYRIYAGSMGVDRLIYYIYEDTGFLNAVGALTDGELKRANLRLLYDYAQRFEETEFKGIFNFNSYIERVKQAEADIPSVKAFSENSDVVRIMTFHKSKGLEFPIVFLADTSHGFNKMDLNNFMIIDKTLGLSFKLRDLDRMVEFDTFARRAAKLKNEAEMLSEELRTLYVAMTRAKERLIITMTAPPRANLFNYSPEANGAVLPFHLRKCGSHGHWIISALMHHPCGKVLCDAGGALYEPVTDDSLFTVRITKPETPENVKTKTFEKAEYDAYALEDEIKQRLDFVYPYEAEAHTTTKLTVTKIKKLIEMTEEEDVESSVTPMPREIAFERPRFITEARKLTAAERGTALHSVMQYADYSRFSDAKSVKEELSRLYMGQYITEEQKEAVDIGVIMSFAESGFGKRLMKSGRLFREKKFSILMPVSELKPITGEDIAEPIDESIILQGVIDCVFEENGKQILVDFKTDFAKTEAEFIDKYRVQLELYDYALKETTGRGADEKYIYSFYLGKEIRL is encoded by the coding sequence ATGGGCGTTAAATGGACTGACGAGCAAAGCAAAGCGATAAGCGACAGGGGAAGGACCCTGCTCGTTTCTGCGGCGGCTGGAAGCGGAAAGACCGCCGTCCTTGTAGAGAGAATCATACGGCGTGTCACCGATGAAAAAGATCCCGCAAATATAGACGATTTCCTTATAGTGACCTTCACGAATGCGGCGGCATCGGAAATGCGTGAGAAGATAAGCACCGCGATATATGAAAAAATTGCGCAAAGACCGTCGGACAGGCACCTTCAAAATCAGCTGATACGTATAGGCAGAGCGCATATCGACACAGTGCACGGCTTTTGCATAGATGTAATCAAGAAAAATTTCCAGCGTTTGAACCTGCCGCCCAAATACAGAGTGGGCGATGAAAACGAGATAGGTCTTATTTCAAACGAGATCATGGAGGATGTGCTGGAGGAGTGGTATCAGAAAAACGGCGAGGACAGCGATTTCGCAAAAGCGGTGGATCTGTTCAGCGGAACAAAACATGACAACGGTTTTGTCGATACGCTCTGGAAAGTAAGAAAAGCGATAGAATCATTGCCAGAGCCGCTCGATGCGCTTGAAGGCTATTGCATTGATCTTGAACGATATGCCCTTTGCGAGCCGCTTTCGACTCCTCATGGAAAAGCGGTTATGGATTATGCAAAACAGGCGCTCTCATACGCATTAAGCCTGTGTGGGCATTTGACAGCGACGCTTCCCGACGCGGGTGCAATCTATAAAGACCTGCTTAGCTGCGACAGCGAAAAGCTTTCCGACCTCTATAATGCCCTGCAAAGTGGCTTAAGCTATGACAAAGCCGCCGCCGCATTCACGGCTTTCGGGTTTGACAGCTTACCGCGAAAGAAGGGCATAGACGAAAACGCAAAAGAATACGTGAAAAACGGAAGAGAAATATATAAGAAAATCATAAAAGAAGTAACAGAGCTGTTCTCCTTTAAAGCTGAAGAGATAAAAAATGACTTTTCAGACATGCATGCCGCCGCAAAAGTCATATTCGGCATACTGTCCGATTTCAAGGCGAGGTTTTCAAAGGCAAAGCTTGAAAAGGGGCTTCTCGATTTCAGCGATATGGAGCATTTCGCTTTAAGGCTTCTAGCGGTAAAGACCGAAAACGGCTATGAAAAGACGGATATCGCGAAAGAAATGTCAAAAAAGTTCGAGGAGATATTCGTCGATGAGTATCAGGATACAAACGAGATACAGGACGTTATTTTTAGAGCCGTATCCCGAGGCGAGGGCAACCTTTTCATGGTGGGAGACGTCAAACAGAGCATATACCGTTTCAGACAGGCGTGTCCGGAGATATTCATGCAGAAAAAAGACCTCTATCCCGATATGGACGGCACGGATAACGACAGGGCAAAACTGTCCCTTGCGGCGAATTTCAGAAGCCGGAAGTGCATAATAGACGCGGCAAACTTCATATTCAAAACGACGATGAGCCGCACCCTCGGCGAGGTCGATTATGACGCTGTCGAAAGCCTGCGCTTTGGCGCGGCTTATTACGACTGCAAAGACGACATGCCCGTGGAAGTGGATATACTCGACTGCGAAGAAGAGGGCGGCGACTCAAGCTCGGACGAGCGGTTTGAAAAAGAGTGCGCCCATATCACGGCGAGGATTCAGCGCCTTATTCAAAGCGGAACAAAGGTGTATGATAAAAATACCGGAGAGCTAAGACCCGCAGGCTACCGTGATATCGTGATTCTTATGCGCAGTTTGAGCAGTCGGTGTGCTGTTCTCGAAAGGGTACTGGGCGAGCACGGCATACCGACCTACAGCGACACGGCAAGCGTCTTTTTCAGAAGAAGCGAGGTTTCGGTCATGCTGTCCCTTTTGCAGGTGATAGATAATCCGCTTCAGGATACGCACCTTATCTCGGTCATGCGCTCGCCGATATTCTGTTTCACGCCAGACGAGCTTGCAAGGATTCGGCTGTGCGACATGGATGCACCCTTTTACGACACTGTGGTGAAAGCGGCGGAAAACGGAGACGGCCACTGTCAGAGTTTCATCGACAAGCTTGAGCAGTACCGGATATATGCCGGCAGCATGGGCGTCGACAGGCTGATTTACTATATTTACGAGGACACGGGCTTTCTGAACGCCGTGGGGGCGCTTACGGACGGCGAGCTTAAACGGGCAAACCTGCGCCTGCTTTACGACTACGCTCAGAGGTTTGAGGAAACGGAGTTTAAAGGAATATTCAATTTCAACAGCTATATCGAGCGTGTGAAGCAGGCTGAAGCTGATATCCCGTCCGTCAAGGCTTTCTCCGAAAACAGCGACGTTGTGAGGATAATGACCTTCCATAAATCAAAGGGGCTTGAGTTTCCGATAGTCTTTCTTGCAGATACATCCCACGGCTTTAACAAAATGGATCTCAATAATTTTATGATAATAGACAAGACGCTGGGGCTGAGTTTTAAGCTGCGGGATCTTGACAGGATGGTCGAGTTCGACACTTTCGCGCGCCGTGCCGCAAAGCTCAAAAACGAGGCGGAGATGCTGTCGGAAGAGCTGCGCACACTCTATGTTGCGATGACCCGCGCGAAAGAGAGGCTAATAATCACGATGACTGCCCCGCCTAGGGCAAACCTGTTTAACTATTCCCCAGAGGCAAACGGGGCGGTGTTGCCCTTCCATCTTCGCAAGTGCGGCAGTCACGGTCACTGGATAATAAGCGCTCTTATGCATCACCCGTGCGGCAAGGTGCTTTGCGACGCTGGCGGCGCCTTGTATGAGCCTGTTACGGACGATTCGCTTTTCACGGTAAGGATAACTAAGCCGGAAACGCCGGAAAACGTAAAGACAAAGACATTTGAAAAAGCGGAATATGACGCTTATGCTCTTGAGGACGAAATAAAACAAAGGCTCGATTTTGTATACCCTTACGAGGCTGAGGCACATACGACCACAAAGCTCACTGTTACGAAAATAAAGAAACTTATAGAAATGACTGAGGAAGAAGATGTCGAAAGCTCGGTCACGCCGATGCCGAGAGAGATCGCGTTTGAGCGCCCCCGCTTTATAACGGAGGCTAGAAAGCTTACGGCGGCTGAACGTGGAACGGCGCTTCATTCGGTAATGCAGTATGCCGATTATTCCAGATTTTCAGATGCGAAGAGCGTCAAAGAAGAGCTCTCGCGGCTCTACATGGGGCAGTATATAACGGAAGAGCAGAAGGAAGCCGTGGATATCGGAGTGATAATGTCTTTTGCCGAAAGCGGTTTTGGCAAAAGACTTATGAAAAGCGGCAGGCTGTTTCGTGAAAAGAAGTTCAGCATATTAATGCCGGTGTCGGAGCTTAAACCGATAACAGGGGAAGATATTGCCGAGCCGATCGACGAATCTATCATCCTACAGGGGGTCATAGACTGCGTATTTGAAGAGAATGGAAAGCAGATACTTGTCGACTTTAAGACCGATTTTGCAAAAACAGAGGCGGAATTTATAGATAAATACCGCGTCCAGCTTGAGCTTTATGATTACGCCTTGAAGGAGACGACGGGCAGGGGCGCGGATGAAAAATACATATACTCCTTTTATCTCGGAAAGGAGATAAGACTTTAA
- a CDS encoding ABC transporter ATP-binding protein, with product MIKLENISKSFKVSRREAGFKAATKALFHRQTETVEALRDITFTVDDGEIIGYIGPNGAGKSSTIKIMSGILHPDSGTCVINGRVPWKERIEHVKNIGVVFGQRSQLWWDVPVIDSFELLRDIYKVPEKEYEKNLDMLCSLLHLETLLKTPARQLSLGQRMRCEIAASLLHSPSILFLDEPTIGLDAVSKLAVREFVLTLRKEKGTTVILTTHDMQDIEALAERILLIGKGRILLDGPLANLKERFCGNSRLTIEYSGGEPSLSHGLTLIGEERGRITVEVDSGFLTMSEAISKLSEGLSVSDISVSGATAEEMVLNLYREYHI from the coding sequence ATGATCAAACTTGAGAATATCAGCAAAAGCTTTAAGGTGTCCCGCCGTGAAGCGGGCTTTAAAGCTGCTACAAAAGCGCTTTTTCACAGGCAGACGGAGACTGTTGAGGCTCTGCGGGACATCACGTTCACGGTAGACGACGGGGAGATCATCGGCTACATAGGGCCTAACGGCGCGGGAAAAAGCAGCACGATCAAGATAATGAGCGGCATACTCCACCCCGACAGCGGAACATGCGTGATAAACGGGCGGGTGCCGTGGAAAGAACGGATAGAGCATGTCAAAAACATCGGCGTCGTTTTTGGTCAGCGTTCACAGCTTTGGTGGGATGTACCCGTCATCGATTCCTTCGAGCTTCTAAGAGATATCTACAAGGTGCCCGAAAAAGAATACGAAAAGAACCTTGATATGCTGTGCAGCCTATTGCATCTCGAAACCCTGCTGAAAACGCCCGCGCGCCAGCTTTCACTGGGTCAGCGTATGCGGTGCGAGATCGCGGCTTCACTGCTCCACAGCCCTAGTATTCTTTTTCTCGACGAGCCGACGATCGGGCTTGACGCCGTTTCAAAGCTTGCGGTAAGAGAGTTCGTCTTAACTCTCAGAAAGGAAAAAGGAACGACTGTTATACTTACGACGCACGACATGCAGGATATCGAGGCACTTGCCGAGCGAATACTGCTTATCGGCAAGGGGCGAATACTACTTGATGGGCCGCTTGCAAACCTCAAAGAGCGCTTTTGTGGCAACAGCCGTCTTACGATTGAGTATTCCGGCGGCGAGCCGAGCCTTTCGCATGGTCTTACCCTCATCGGCGAGGAGAGGGGACGGATAACCGTCGAGGTGGACAGCGGATTTCTTACTATGTCTGAGGCGATCTCAAAACTCTCGGAGGGTTTATCGGTCAGCGACATTTCCGTTTCGGGTGCGACGGCGGAGGAGATGGTGCTTAACCTCTACCGGGAGTATCATATATGA
- a CDS encoding ABC-2 family transporter protein → MKLYFKYFAIQLRSAMQYKASFFMMALGQFLVAFSAFLGIYFMFSRFHSVNGFSFSEVMLCYSTVLMGFTISECFARGFDTFGSMVSKGEFDRVLLRPRNEIMQVLASRIEFSRLGRLFQAIIVLVYAVFASGVDWTWDKILTVVLMIAGAAVLFASLFLLYAGLCFFTIEGLEFMNIFTDGGREFGAYPISVYGRGVLKFLTYAVPLALVQYYPFLYLTGRSTNILYILLPFCALPFAIPCYALWRLGVRHYKSSGS, encoded by the coding sequence ATGAAACTTTATTTTAAATATTTTGCAATACAGCTTCGGTCTGCGATGCAGTATAAAGCATCGTTTTTTATGATGGCTTTAGGGCAGTTCCTTGTCGCATTTTCGGCTTTTTTGGGGATATATTTCATGTTCTCAAGGTTCCATAGCGTGAACGGCTTCTCTTTTTCGGAGGTGATGCTCTGCTATTCGACGGTTTTGATGGGTTTTACGATTTCGGAGTGTTTCGCAAGAGGATTTGACACCTTCGGCTCGATGGTTTCAAAGGGCGAATTCGACAGGGTGCTTTTACGGCCGCGAAACGAAATAATGCAGGTGCTGGCATCACGAATAGAATTTTCAAGACTCGGCAGGCTTTTTCAGGCAATAATAGTACTGGTATATGCCGTTTTCGCATCTGGAGTCGACTGGACGTGGGATAAGATACTTACTGTCGTTTTGATGATTGCAGGCGCCGCTGTCCTGTTTGCTTCACTTTTCCTTTTATATGCAGGACTTTGTTTTTTCACGATCGAGGGGCTGGAATTCATGAATATTTTCACCGACGGCGGACGGGAATTCGGCGCATATCCGATTTCTGTATATGGACGCGGAGTGCTTAAATTTCTGACATACGCTGTGCCTCTTGCACTGGTGCAGTATTACCCTTTTTTATATCTTACGGGGCGCAGCACGAATATTTTATACATCCTGCTTCCTTTCTGTGCCCTGCCATTTGCCATTCCCTGCTATGCATTGTGGCGTTTAGGGGTGCGGCATTACAAATCATCAGGCTCATAA